In the genome of Flaviflexus ciconiae, one region contains:
- a CDS encoding ABC transporter substrate-binding protein codes for MKKFGKFAALALSGLMALAACGSDEGLEESEDGLTKLTVYHITTLDSTPLYLGIEEGFFEEEGLDVEVKIAESGSAIIPSVVNGESPIGYANVVSDLAAIDQGLDIRFVSNCCGVGAIDEESTSSVFVLEDSDIQGPEDLADTTIAVNSTKNLGDVTIPVALENQGIDPSGIEYIPMNFSDMSAALERGDVDAIWMVEPFQTIARDNGYRAVLSNFAEAYPDSTLGYYVTSADFAEENPEIVASFQRALDRSNEFATENHDRLRELAVSEIGLTEDVASRVSFATFVPGLDTESIETYGEAAVEFGIIDEEPDYDSLVILPQE; via the coding sequence ATGAAGAAGTTTGGAAAGTTCGCAGCCCTCGCCCTCTCGGGCCTCATGGCGCTCGCGGCCTGCGGCTCCGACGAGGGGCTTGAGGAGTCGGAGGACGGCCTGACGAAGCTCACCGTCTACCACATCACGACCCTCGATTCGACGCCCCTCTACCTTGGTATTGAGGAGGGCTTTTTCGAAGAGGAGGGCCTGGACGTTGAGGTGAAGATTGCCGAGTCTGGCTCCGCCATCATCCCGTCCGTTGTTAACGGTGAAAGCCCGATCGGCTACGCCAACGTCGTCTCCGACCTCGCGGCAATCGACCAGGGCCTCGACATTCGTTTCGTCTCCAACTGCTGCGGCGTTGGCGCCATTGATGAAGAAAGCACCTCCAGCGTTTTTGTCCTCGAAGACTCTGACATTCAGGGCCCCGAGGACCTTGCCGATACGACCATCGCCGTGAACTCCACGAAGAACCTTGGTGACGTCACCATCCCCGTTGCACTCGAGAACCAGGGAATTGACCCTTCCGGCATCGAGTACATTCCGATGAACTTCTCCGACATGTCGGCCGCTCTTGAGCGTGGCGACGTCGACGCCATCTGGATGGTTGAGCCCTTCCAGACCATTGCCCGCGACAACGGCTACCGTGCCGTCCTCTCGAACTTTGCTGAGGCCTACCCCGACTCGACCCTCGGCTACTACGTCACCTCGGCTGACTTCGCCGAAGAGAACCCGGAGATCGTCGCATCCTTCCAGCGTGCCCTGGACCGTTCGAACGAGTTCGCAACCGAGAACCACGACAGGCTCCGCGAGCTTGCCGTATCCGAGATCGGACTGACCGAAGACGTCGCCTCCCGCGTCTCCTTCGCTACGTTCGTGCCCGGCCTCGACACCGAATCCATCGAGACCTACGGCGAGGCCGCTGTCGAATTCGGCATCATCGACGAAGAGCCCGACTACGACTCCCTCGTCATCCTCCCGCAGGAGTGA
- a CDS encoding ABC transporter permease, which yields MDRGEGRTDLLSSLSNLGVGLGIGIVVGILLGLVIGQIPFVRYGLTPTLEFIRAIPATALLPFAIVIFGLGDEMKIFIIALGTMFPILLNVIDGVRGIPRESHDTARSFGITGWTKQWRVVIPAVMPRAVAGITIAIPLSLILVVTSEMRGSAEGIGAFLITAQNSFNQTAVWGVIILLGLLGVILTTIFNIIERRLLAWDRGLHGRDLS from the coding sequence TTGGATCGTGGGGAGGGCAGGACCGACCTGCTGTCCAGCCTGTCGAACCTTGGTGTTGGTCTCGGCATTGGCATTGTTGTCGGAATCCTCCTCGGCCTCGTCATCGGCCAGATCCCCTTCGTCCGGTACGGACTCACCCCGACCCTGGAGTTCATCAGGGCCATCCCGGCCACGGCCCTTCTGCCGTTCGCGATCGTTATCTTTGGTCTGGGCGACGAGATGAAGATCTTCATCATTGCGCTTGGCACGATGTTCCCGATCCTCCTCAACGTCATCGACGGTGTCCGTGGCATTCCGCGCGAATCGCATGATACTGCGCGAAGCTTTGGGATTACGGGATGGACGAAGCAGTGGCGGGTTGTCATTCCTGCCGTTATGCCAAGGGCCGTCGCCGGCATCACCATCGCTATCCCACTGTCCCTGATCCTCGTCGTCACGAGCGAAATGAGGGGATCAGCCGAGGGTATTGGAGCATTCCTCATTACGGCGCAGAACTCCTTCAACCAGACGGCCGTCTGGGGAGTCATCATTCTCCTGGGGCTTCTTGGCGTCATCCTCACCACCATCTTCAACATCATTGAACGCCGGCTCCTAGCCTGGGACCGCGGGCTGCACGGAAGGGACCTCTCATGA
- a CDS encoding ABC transporter permease, protein MKLDYRRRSVRVGLPIITALLLLLLWELAAILDYIPTRFAASPTQIISQLADMVFSSGVWQSIGATLYAWGQALLIGIIIGTTVGILVGSSRYMAAFFGPIIEFLKPIPSIAMIPLVILTMGSGKQSEVFLAGYAAVFQMVMAGISAVRMVDPLARDTASAYSIGFWSRLRYLIIPSMLPQLMTGIRITSNTALIFCITAELIVGMEGLGNSIGKAGAAGNMPVMYAYIVVVGIVGVSLNSLLLAVQRRLLSWHESYRNEAH, encoded by the coding sequence GTGAAGCTTGACTATCGTCGCAGGTCGGTGAGGGTCGGGCTTCCGATCATCACCGCTCTGCTCCTTCTGCTCCTGTGGGAGCTTGCAGCCATATTGGACTACATTCCGACGAGGTTCGCGGCTTCCCCAACGCAGATCATCTCCCAACTCGCCGATATGGTCTTCTCGTCGGGCGTGTGGCAATCGATCGGCGCCACGCTGTACGCGTGGGGCCAGGCCCTTCTCATCGGAATCATCATCGGCACGACCGTGGGTATTCTTGTCGGATCGTCGCGGTATATGGCGGCTTTCTTTGGGCCCATCATCGAGTTCCTGAAGCCCATTCCGTCGATCGCCATGATCCCACTTGTTATCTTGACGATGGGATCGGGGAAGCAGTCCGAGGTGTTCCTTGCCGGCTATGCCGCGGTGTTTCAGATGGTGATGGCGGGAATCTCCGCCGTGCGCATGGTGGATCCGCTGGCCCGGGATACTGCTTCTGCCTATTCGATCGGGTTCTGGAGCCGCCTGCGCTACCTGATTATTCCGTCGATGCTTCCGCAACTCATGACCGGTATTAGGATTACCTCCAACACTGCCCTGATTTTCTGCATTACCGCAGAACTCATTGTCGGTATGGAGGGGCTGGGTAACTCCATCGGCAAGGCAGGCGCTGCTGGCAACATGCCGGTCATGTACGCCTATATAGTCGTTGTCGGCATCGTCGGTGTCAGTCTTAACTCGCTTCTTCTTGCCGTCCAGCGCAGGCTGCTGTCCTGGCACGAGTCCTACCGGAACGAGGCCCACTGA
- a CDS encoding SDR family NAD(P)-dependent oxidoreductase — MKTLFLTGAGRGVGAALADQLSATWNLILLARSEASAQALQERYPTATVILGDLADPEGVAARVGPAVRDALTGPGLDGFVSCAGIEGAAPLEDVTDGFLRDVYSTNVLSPILLTRELLPCLRNASGHVIYVGSTAATLDFPGWLPYSTSKAALEKAASVLRVEEKGLRVSTVTPGRIDTDMQRDMAEKQDRVFDPSTAMSPTSVAWAIRMVLEAPPDSVIEQLTVTPTSR, encoded by the coding sequence ATGAAGACTCTTTTCCTTACCGGTGCCGGGCGCGGGGTTGGTGCGGCGCTCGCTGACCAGCTTTCTGCAACATGGAACCTCATTCTGCTTGCTCGAAGCGAGGCCAGTGCTCAGGCACTCCAAGAACGCTACCCTACTGCCACGGTTATTCTTGGGGATCTCGCCGATCCCGAAGGTGTAGCCGCACGTGTTGGGCCCGCGGTGCGTGACGCATTGACTGGCCCGGGTCTCGATGGCTTTGTATCGTGTGCGGGAATTGAAGGGGCAGCACCGCTGGAGGATGTGACCGATGGGTTCCTGCGCGACGTTTATTCGACCAATGTTCTCTCCCCTATTCTCCTCACGCGCGAGCTCCTGCCCTGCCTGAGGAACGCTTCGGGCCACGTCATCTACGTGGGATCCACGGCAGCTACTCTCGACTTCCCTGGTTGGCTTCCCTATTCGACGTCAAAGGCCGCCCTGGAGAAGGCGGCCTCGGTGTTACGCGTTGAGGAGAAGGGGCTGCGGGTCAGCACGGTAACGCCAGGGCGAATTGATACGGACATGCAAAGGGACATGGCGGAGAAGCAGGATCGTGTCTTCGATCCGTCTACCGCCATGTCCCCCACATCGGTCGCCTGGGCGATCCGGATGGTGCTTGAGGCACCGCCTGATTCAGTTATTGAGCAACTCACCGTGACGCCGACGAGCCGCTAG
- a CDS encoding SPFH domain-containing protein produces MSERPVGHDGAQVEISEKPSWTAGAGPAAIVIVLIILSLGGSIGAFIVGGLGTATALMITLGVVLTIVWLVLMTMPRVISPGHTQVVQFFGRYLGTNRRTGLSLVPPFTVTKKVTVRVRNFETETIKVNDANGNPVNIGAIIVWQVADTAKATFAVEDVDEFITSQAESALRHVATSHPYDGGTQHNPSLSGSTELVSTELANEVAARVHVAGVEILEARIGSLSYAPEIAQAMLQRQQAGAIVDARETIVDGAVTMVESALDQLEEKDIVHLDPERRAAMVSNLLVVLCSDTNVQPMINTGSLYT; encoded by the coding sequence GTGAGCGAAAGGCCGGTTGGTCACGACGGGGCGCAGGTCGAGATTTCGGAGAAGCCATCCTGGACGGCAGGCGCTGGCCCCGCGGCAATAGTTATCGTCCTCATCATTCTTTCTCTCGGTGGATCAATCGGAGCATTCATCGTTGGTGGGCTGGGAACTGCAACGGCCCTCATGATTACTCTCGGGGTTGTTCTCACGATCGTCTGGCTTGTGCTTATGACGATGCCTCGGGTTATTAGCCCGGGACATACCCAGGTTGTGCAGTTCTTTGGTCGCTATCTTGGTACCAACCGCCGGACGGGTCTCTCGCTCGTCCCGCCTTTTACGGTGACCAAGAAGGTGACCGTGCGTGTCCGCAACTTTGAGACAGAGACTATCAAGGTGAACGACGCGAACGGCAACCCGGTCAATATCGGTGCCATTATCGTGTGGCAGGTTGCCGACACAGCAAAGGCCACCTTTGCCGTGGAAGATGTCGATGAATTCATTACCTCTCAGGCCGAGTCGGCTCTTCGGCACGTGGCAACCTCTCATCCGTACGATGGGGGAACACAGCATAACCCCTCGCTGTCGGGATCGACCGAACTGGTTTCCACCGAGCTTGCCAACGAAGTGGCTGCCCGCGTTCACGTCGCAGGCGTAGAGATCCTCGAGGCGCGCATCGGCTCCCTGTCCTACGCTCCCGAGATCGCTCAGGCCATGTTGCAGCGTCAGCAGGCAGGCGCGATTGTTGACGCGCGGGAAACGATCGTGGACGGTGCGGTCACCATGGTGGAAAGCGCTCTCGACCAGCTCGAAGAGAAGGACATCGTGCACCTCGATCCGGAGCGCAGGGCCGCGATGGTCTCCAACCTCCTTGTCGTTCTCTGCTCGGACACGAACGTTCAGCCGATGATCAACACGGGCAGCCTCTACACGTAA
- a CDS encoding ABC transporter ATP-binding protein has translation MTNNVRLRIDDIHKTYPPRKRRDPGTEVLKGISLDVYDQEFLTIVGPSGAGKTTLLRILAGLLEPTSGHILLDGKEIDGPPREIALVFQDYSRSLYPWMSVEKNIGLPLKAHGVDSAEIAGRVESCLKSVGLEGVGEKYPWQLSGGMQQRVAIARAIAYRPEVMVLDEPFASVDAQTRNDLEDLLLQVKEEMNSTFVFVTHDVDESVYLSDRVAILSKTPSRIERVIDINLPKERNQLETRALPQFSELRAEIFGTIRNLVVPTNSGQAPEYTI, from the coding sequence ATGACGAACAACGTCAGGCTCCGGATCGACGACATCCATAAAACCTATCCGCCGCGGAAGAGGCGTGACCCGGGAACCGAGGTTCTCAAGGGGATCAGCTTGGACGTATACGACCAGGAGTTCCTCACGATCGTCGGCCCCTCCGGCGCAGGTAAGACCACGCTCCTGCGTATCCTTGCCGGGCTCCTTGAGCCCACCTCCGGCCATATTCTCCTGGACGGCAAGGAAATCGACGGCCCACCGCGCGAAATTGCTCTGGTTTTCCAGGACTATTCCCGCTCGCTGTACCCGTGGATGAGTGTGGAGAAGAATATTGGCCTGCCGCTGAAGGCGCACGGCGTCGACTCTGCCGAAATTGCGGGCCGCGTCGAATCCTGCCTGAAGAGCGTTGGCCTAGAAGGCGTTGGCGAGAAATACCCGTGGCAGCTGTCCGGTGGCATGCAGCAGCGCGTCGCCATCGCCCGCGCCATCGCTTACCGTCCCGAGGTCATGGTCCTCGACGAACCCTTCGCTTCCGTCGACGCACAGACCCGCAACGACCTTGAAGACCTGCTTTTGCAGGTCAAGGAAGAAATGAACTCCACGTTCGTTTTCGTTACCCACGACGTGGACGAATCGGTCTACCTGTCCGACCGCGTCGCCATCCTGTCGAAGACTCCCTCCCGGATTGAGCGAGTCATCGACATTAATCTCCCGAAGGAGCGCAACCAGCTGGAAACCCGGGCACTGCCCCAATTCTCCGAGCTCCGCGCAGAGATCTTCGGAACCATCCGCAACCTTGTCGTGCCAACCAATTCTGGCCAGGCGCCCGAGTACACGATCTGA